The following coding sequences lie in one Arabidopsis thaliana chromosome 3, partial sequence genomic window:
- a CDS encoding binding protein (binding; FUNCTIONS IN: binding; INVOLVED IN: mitosis, chromosome condensation; LOCATED IN: nucleus, condensin complex; EXPRESSED IN: 15 plant structures; EXPRESSED DURING: 6 growth stages; CONTAINS InterPro DOMAIN/s: Non-SMC condensin subunit, XCAP-D2/Cnd1 (InterPro:IPR007673), Armadillo-type fold (InterPro:IPR016024); BEST Arabidopsis thaliana protein match is: binding (TAIR:AT4G15890.1).) — protein sequence MAPPFVFPQILRALEEDPEDNHRLFAQNPVDVTSLRPSDLEEFVKGVSFDLSDRELFCVEDQDVFDRVYSLVRSFFSLPPSCKCNLVESLRSNLSVLLPNVDSISRSVQDQEDDVPIIDRITSHRNALKIYTFFLLTVVMNEESHISSVETTKVAARGRKKQIIQSWNWEPQRGRMLNLIANSLEINLSLLFGSSDLDENYLSFIVKNSFTLFENATILKDAETKDALCRIIGASATKYHYIVQSCASIMHLIHKYDFAVVHIADAVARAESKYSDGTLAVTIIRDIGRTDPKAYVKDTAGADNVGRFLVELADRLPKLMSTNVGVLVPHFGGESYKIRNALVGVLGKLVAKAFNDVEGDMSSKSLRLRTKQAMLEILLERCRDVSAYTRSRVLQVWAELCEEHSVSIGLWNEVASLSAGRLEDKSAIVRKSALNLLIMMLQHNPFGPQLRIASFEATLEQYKRKLNELEPTEHASKESTSDGESCNGDGEIDDLHLETTTKIHQDSLSDSCQPENGEEISEKDVSVPDIGNVEQTKALIASLEAGLRFSKCMSASMPILVQLMASSSATDVENAILLLMRCKQFQIDGAEACLRKILPLAFSQDKSIYEAVENAFISIYIRKNPVDTAKQLLNLAIDSNIGDQAALEFIVNALVSKGEISSSTTSALWDFFCFNINGTTAEQSRGALSILCMAAKSSPRILGSHIQDIIDIGFGRWAKVEPLLARTACTVIQRFSEEDRKKLLLSSGSRLFGILESLITGNWLPENIYYATADKAISAIYMIHPTPETLASTIIKKSLSTVFDVVEQEEAQTDTENNKVDILTPVQVAKLSRFLFAVSHIAMNQLVYIESCIQKIRRQKTKKDKPAAESQNTEENLEATQENNGINAELGLAASDDALLDTLAERAEREIVSGGSVEKNLIGECATFLSKLCRNFSLLQKHPELQASAMLALCRFMIIDASFCESNLQLLFTVVENAPSEVVRSNCTLSLGDLAVRFPNLLEPWTENMYARLRDASVSVRKNAVLVLSHLILNDMMKVKGYIYEMAICIEDDVERISSLAKLFFHELSKKGSNPIYNLLPDILGQLSNRNLERESFCNVMQFLIGSIKKDKQMEALVEKLCNRFSGVTDGKQWEYISYSLSLLTFTEKGIKKLIESFKSYEHALAEDLVTENFRSIINKGKKFAKPELKACIEEFEEKINKFHMEKKEQEETARNAEVHREKTKTMESLAVLSKVKEEPVEEYDEGEGVSDSEIVDPSMEESGDNLVETESEEEPSDSEEEPDSAQCGTAIPRYLNQKTSGDNLIETEPEEEQSDSEPDSAQCGTTNPRSLNRKTSGDNLIETESEEEQSDSEEEPSDSEEEPDSAQCGTTNPRSLNQKTSGVVRFSGEEGESESKSTESSSSIRRNLRSGSRS from the exons ATGGCTCCTCCCTTTGTATTCCCTCAAATTCTACGAGCCCTAGAAGAAGATCCGGAGGATAATCACCGTTTGTTCGCTCAGAATCCCGTCGATGTAACCTCTCTTCGCCCTTCCGATCTGGAAGAATTCGTCAAAG GTGTATCCTTTGACCTTTCTGATAGAGAACTCTTTTGTGTCGAGGATCAAGATGTATTTGATCGTGTCTACTCTTTGGTCAGGAGCTTCTTTAGTCTTCCTCCATCTTGCAAGTGTAATCTTGTAGAAAGCCTTCGGTCCAATCTAAGCGTTCTTCTTCCCAATGTCGATTCGATATCCCGGTCTGTCCAAGATCAGGAGGATGATGTTCCAATCATTGATAGGATCACATCACATCGCAATGCCTTGAAGATATACACTTTCTTTCTCCTCACTGTTGTTATGAATGAGGAATCACACATCAGCTCAGTCGAGACTACAAAG GTTGCAGCACGAGGGAGGAAAAAGCAAATCATCCAGTCATGGAACTGGGAACCTCAGAGGGGTAGGATGCTCAATTTGATCGCAAATTCTCTTGAAATCAACCTATCCTTGCTCTTTGGATCATCAGACCTAGACGAAAACTACCTGTCTTTCATTGTCAA AAACTCGTTCACTCTTTTTGAAAATGCCACAATCTTAAAAGATGCCGAGACAAAAGATGCACTGTGCCGAATCATCGGAGCATCTGCTACAAAATACCACTACATTGTGCAGTCATGTGCCTCAATCATGCACTTGATACACAAGTATGATTTTGCTGTTGTACACATTGCTGATGCAGTTGCTAGAGCTGAAAGCAAGTATTCAGATGGTACGTTGGCAGTGACAATCATTAGAGATATTGGGAGGACTGACCCAAAGGCCTACGTTAAAGATACTGCTGGGGCTGATAATGTGGGACGTTTCCTGGTCGAGCTTGCTGATCGTTTGCCAAAATTAATGTCGACAAATGTTGGAGTTCTGGTCCCTCATTTTGGTGGTGAATCATACAAGATAAGAAACGCACTAGTTGGTGTTCTTGGGAAATTAGTTGCAAAAGCATTTAATGATGTCGAGGGAGATATGAGTTCCAAGTCCCTTCGTCTGCGAACTAAGCAAGCTATGTTGGAAATTTTGCTCGAACGCTGTAGAGATGTTTCAGCCTATACAAGGAGCCGTGTTCTTCAAGTGTGGGCTGAACTCTGTGAAGAGCATTCTGTTTCAATTGGCCTATGGAATGAAGTTGCATCACTATCTGCTGGAAGACTGGAAGATAAGAGTGCAATTGTTAGAAAATCCGCATTGAATTTACTGATCATGATGTTGCAACATAACCCCTTTGGTCCACAGCTGCGGATAGCTTCATTTGAAGCAACCCTGGAGcagtataaaagaaaactgaacGAACTTGAACCTACTGAGCATGCATCAAAAGAGTCAACTTCAGATGGTGAATCCTGTAATGGAGATGGTGAAATCGATGACTTGCATCTTGAAACTACAACTAAGATTCATCAAGATAGTCTATCTGATAGCTGTCAGCCAgagaatggagaagaaatcAGTGAGAAGGATGTTTCTGTTCCAGATATTGGTAACGTTGAGCAAACCAAGGCTTTGATTGCTTCCCTAGAGGCTGGATTGAGGTTCTCGAAGTGCATGTCAGCCAGTATGCCAATCCTCGTTCAATTAATGGCTTCATCTTCTGCCACTGATGTTGAGAATGCTATTCTTTTGCTGATGAGGTGTAAGCAGTTCCAAATTGACGGTGCAGAAGCTTGTCTCCGTAAAATTCTGCCTCTG GCCTTTTCTCAGGATAAGTCTATCTATGAGGCAGTAGAGAATGCCTTCATCTCAATCTACATAAGGAAAAATCCAGTTGACACGGCGAAACAGCTGTTGAACCTTGCCATAGATTCGAATATAGGAGATCAGGCAGCACTAGAGTTTATTGTTAATGCTTTAGTGTCAAAAGGTGAAATATCTAGCAGCACG ACATCAGCTCTATGGGACTTCTTTTGCTTTAACATCAATGGGACAACTGCTGAGCAAAGTCGTGGGGCTCTATCTATCCTTTGCATGGCTGCAAAGTCGTCCCCTAGGATTCTTGGATCACACATACAGGATATTATTGATATTGGGTTTGGCCGTTGGGCAAAAGTGGAACCTCTACTTGCCAGAACTGCATGTACTGTTATTCAGCGGTTCTCCGAGGAAGATAGGAAAAAGTTATTGCTCAGCAGTGGCAGCCGATTGTTTGGTATTCTTGAAAGCTTGATCACTGGGAACTGGCTtccagaaaatatatattatgcaACTGCTGATAAAGCCATAAGTGCCATATACATGATCCACCCAACTCCAGAAACATTGGCTTCTACTATTATTAAAAAGTCCCTGAGCACTGTGTTTGACGTAGTTGAACAAGAGGAAGCACAGACTGATACCGAAAATAATAAAGTTGATATTTTGACTCCAGTTCAAGTGGCTAAACTCAGTAGATTTTTGTTCGCTGTCAGTCACATTGCCATGAACCAGTTGGTGTATATAGAATCCTGTATCCAGAAGATCCGGAGACAGAAGACTAAAAAGGACAAACCGGCTGCTGAAAGTCAGAACACAGAAGAAAACCTTGAGGCCACCCAAGAG aacAATGGCATAAATGCTGAGCTAGGACTTGCTGCCTCTGATGATGCACTGCTTGATACACTCGCTGAAAGAGCAGAGAGGGAAATTGTTTCTGGGGGTTCTGTTGAGAAGAATCTGATTGGGGAGTGTGCAACTTTTCTCTCTAAGCTTTGCAGAAATTTTTCTCTGCTGCAAAAG CATCCTGAACTACAAGCTTCCGCAATGCTTGCATTATGCAGGTTTATGATTATTGATGCAAGTTTCTG CGAATCCAATCTTCAGCTTCTCTTCACAGTTGTTGAAAATGCACCGTCTGAAGTTGTACGATCGAATTGCACCCTTTCCCTTGGAGACTTGGCTGTTCGTTTTCCAAATCTTTTAGAACCTTGGACAGAAAATATGTATGCCAGGTTACGGGATGCTTCAGTTTCTGTCAGGAAAAATGCTGTCCTGGTCCTCTCACATCTTATATTGAATGATATGATGAAG GTGAaaggttatatatatgaaatggCTATATGTATAGAAGATGATGTGGAGAGGATCTCTAGTCTCGCAAAACTATTTTTCCATGAACTGTCTAAGAAAG GATCGAATCCCATATACAATCTACTTCCTGATATACTTGGGCAGTTATCCAACCGGAATTTAGAGAGGGAGTCATTCTGTAATGTCATGCAATTCTTGATCGGCTCCATCAAAAAG GACAAACAGATGGAGGCTCTAGTTGAGAAGCTTTGCAATAGGTTTAGCGGAGTCACAG ATGGAAAACAGTGGGAATACATTTCGTATTCTCTTTCGCTGCTGACATTCACAGAAAAGGGAATCAAAAAGCTTATTGAGTCATTCAAGTCTTACGAGCACGCTTTAGCAGAGGATTTGGTGACCGAGAACTTTAGAAGCATAATCAATAAG GGAAAGAAGTTTGCGAAGCCAGAACTGAAAGCGTGTATCGAAGAGTTTGAAGAGAAGATCAACAAGTTCCacatggagaagaaagaacaagaagaaaccgCAAGAAATGCCGAGGTTCATAGAGAGAAAACCAAGACCATGGAATCCCTTGCTGTCCTCAgcaaagtgaaagaagaaccTGTAGAAGAATATGATGAAGGTGAAG GTGTTTCAGATAGTGAAATTGTGGATCCATCAATGGAAGAATCAGGCGATAATTTAGTTGAAACTGAGTCAGAGGAAGAGCCATCTGACTCGGAGGAAGAGCCAGATTCTGCACAATGTGGTACGGCCATTCCTCGttatttaaaccaaaagaCTAGTGGCGATAATTTGATTGAAACTGAGCCCGAGGAAGAGCAATCTGACTCGGAGCCAGATTCTGCACAATGTGGTACGACCAATCCTCGTTCCTTAAACCGAAAGACTAGTGGCGATAATTTGATTGAAACTGAGTCCGAGGAAGAGCAATCTGACTCAGAGGAAGAGCCATCTGACTCGGAGGAAGAGCCAGATTCTGCACAATGTGGTACGACCAATCCTCGTTCCTTAAACCAAAAGACTAGTGGCG TTGTGAGGTTTTCAGGGGAAGAAGGCGAATCAGAAAGCAAGAGTACAGAGTCATCGAGCAGCATCAGGAGAAACCTGAGGTCAGGAAGTAGAAGTTAA